The proteins below are encoded in one region of Mariprofundus sp. NF:
- a CDS encoding helix-turn-helix transcriptional regulator has protein sequence MLNLAEIFKALGEPVRLRLFALLSASGEQCVCHLTDALDLPQSTISRHLGVLRHAGLVSRRRDGKWMYYQLAEQTPVELTALLQHLEQTDVQQDVQRLQRSRGC, from the coding sequence ATGTTGAATCTGGCCGAGATCTTTAAAGCACTGGGTGAACCTGTTCGCTTGCGTCTGTTTGCGTTGCTTTCGGCTTCCGGAGAGCAGTGTGTTTGCCATCTTACCGATGCACTTGATCTGCCTCAGAGTACGATATCCCGTCATCTGGGCGTCTTGCGTCATGCCGGGCTGGTGAGCAGACGTCGAGATGGTAAGTGGATGTATTACCAGCTTGCAGAACAGACACCTGTTGAACTCACAGCTCTGCTGCAGCATCTTGAGCAGACGGATGTACAACAGGATGTGCAGCGACTGCAGCGATCCAGAGGCTGTTGA
- the arsB gene encoding ACR3 family arsenite efflux transporter — MMSDSKPIGLFARYLTLWVFLAIVAGVVLGAFFPGAFQALGGLEIAHINLPVAILIWAMILPMLLKIDYASLHEVWHHRRGIAVTLGVNWLFKPFFMALLGYITIYHLFVSFLDAEMLDGYFAGLVILAAAPCTAMVFVWSKLTHGDAQFTLSQVALNDLVMVFAFAPIVALLLGFASVTVPWDTLLLSVFLYIVVPVTVAYFWREQLLKRDALDVVLQRLDPLSMAALLLTVVLLFAFQGEEILKQPLVIAILAVPIVIQVYATFSFAYLLNRKLGVQHSVAAPSALIGASNFFELAVATAIALFGFESGAALATVVGVLVEVPVMLTLVSIVNRSKGWYEQPQH, encoded by the coding sequence ATGATGTCTGATTCAAAACCGATAGGTCTGTTTGCGCGTTATCTAACGCTCTGGGTATTTCTCGCTATTGTTGCCGGAGTTGTTCTGGGAGCCTTTTTCCCGGGTGCCTTCCAGGCGCTGGGTGGTTTGGAAATTGCCCATATCAATCTGCCGGTAGCGATTCTGATCTGGGCGATGATCCTGCCGATGTTGCTCAAGATCGATTACGCATCCCTGCATGAGGTTTGGCATCACCGGCGCGGTATTGCTGTCACCCTTGGTGTTAACTGGTTGTTCAAACCGTTTTTCATGGCCCTGCTGGGTTATATCACGATTTATCACCTGTTTGTCTCTTTTCTTGATGCAGAGATGTTGGACGGTTACTTCGCGGGGTTAGTGATTTTAGCCGCAGCGCCATGCACGGCGATGGTCTTTGTCTGGTCAAAACTGACCCATGGCGATGCCCAGTTCACACTTTCGCAAGTGGCACTTAATGATCTGGTGATGGTCTTTGCCTTTGCCCCCATTGTTGCCCTGCTGCTTGGTTTTGCCTCTGTAACCGTTCCCTGGGACACCCTGCTGCTCTCGGTTTTTCTCTACATTGTCGTGCCGGTGACGGTGGCATATTTTTGGAGAGAGCAGCTGCTAAAGCGGGATGCGTTGGATGTTGTGTTGCAGCGCCTGGACCCACTCTCTATGGCCGCGCTGCTGCTTACCGTGGTCCTGCTCTTCGCGTTTCAGGGCGAAGAGATTTTAAAACAACCGCTGGTGATCGCCATTCTGGCAGTGCCGATTGTGATACAAGTCTATGCAACGTTTAGTTTTGCCTACCTGTTAAACCGCAAACTCGGTGTGCAGCACAGTGTCGCCGCACCATCTGCCTTGATTGGTGCGTCAAACTTTTTCGAACTGGCGGTGGCAACGGCTATTGCACTGTTTGGCTTTGAGTCGGGAGCGGCACTGGCGACAGTGGTCGGGGTGCTGGTGGAGGTGCCGGTGATGTTAACACTGGTATCTATCGTGAACCGTAGTAAGGGCTGGTATGAACAGCCGCAGCATTAG
- the arsJ gene encoding organoarsenical effux MFS transporter ArsJ: protein MDQGFKHYLTVTGGYWAFTITDGAIRMLVVLYFHGLGYSPLEIAMLFLFYEFFGIVTNLVGGWLGARVGLNRCMNIGMIMQIGALLMLTVPDAWLSVAYVMVAQAISGIAKDLNKMSAKAGVKLFLPDKSEKKLFRWVAILTGSKNALKGAGFFIGALLLAWLEFRGALIALSALLLVALIITWTLLPGGLGKSASKPKFSQIFSKSPQVNRLSAARFFLFGARDIWFVVGLPVFLYAELGWSFTEVGAFFALWVIGYGFVQGSAPAMLRSFSRRDPDGSMVAGAAFALLAVPVAIALAMSQGWDLQLVIIAGLSLFGIAFAINSAVHSYLIVSWSEREHVSMNVGFYYMANAGGRLAGTLLSGWVYQSHGLTGCLWWSAGFVLAAALISLLLPKQAAPIAPG from the coding sequence ATGGATCAGGGGTTTAAACACTATCTGACCGTCACCGGCGGTTACTGGGCTTTCACGATTACCGATGGTGCCATCCGCATGTTGGTGGTGCTCTACTTTCATGGCCTCGGTTATTCGCCACTTGAGATTGCCATGCTGTTTCTCTTCTATGAGTTCTTCGGCATTGTCACCAATCTCGTTGGCGGTTGGCTGGGTGCACGCGTTGGCCTGAATCGCTGCATGAATATCGGCATGATAATGCAGATCGGAGCACTGTTGATGTTAACCGTGCCCGATGCATGGTTGTCGGTGGCCTATGTGATGGTGGCACAGGCGATCTCCGGCATCGCCAAAGATCTGAATAAGATGAGTGCCAAGGCGGGTGTGAAGCTGTTTCTGCCTGATAAATCGGAGAAGAAACTGTTCCGCTGGGTGGCGATTCTGACGGGATCTAAGAATGCACTGAAAGGTGCAGGGTTCTTTATTGGTGCGCTGCTGCTGGCATGGCTGGAGTTTCGTGGTGCGCTCATTGCCCTCTCCGCGCTGCTGCTTGTAGCACTGATCATCACCTGGACCCTACTGCCGGGTGGCCTGGGAAAGAGCGCCTCCAAACCAAAATTCTCGCAGATCTTCTCCAAGTCACCGCAGGTGAACAGACTCTCTGCCGCCCGCTTCTTCCTGTTCGGGGCACGGGATATCTGGTTTGTGGTGGGGCTGCCTGTTTTTCTCTATGCAGAGTTGGGCTGGAGCTTTACCGAGGTGGGCGCCTTCTTTGCGCTATGGGTGATCGGGTACGGTTTTGTGCAGGGATCTGCGCCGGCAATGTTACGCAGTTTTAGCCGTAGAGATCCCGATGGATCTATGGTGGCCGGTGCAGCCTTTGCTCTGCTTGCGGTTCCAGTCGCCATTGCCCTGGCAATGAGTCAGGGGTGGGATCTGCAGCTTGTTATTATTGCAGGCTTATCCCTGTTCGGCATCGCTTTTGCCATCAACTCGGCTGTGCACTCCTACCTGATTGTCTCATGGTCGGAGCGTGAACATGTTTCGATGAATGTCGGTTTCTACTACATGGCCAATGCCGGTGGCCGACTGGCCGGCACACTGCTCTCCGGCTGGGTCTATCAAAGTCACGGTTTAACCGGTTGCCTCTGGTGGTCAGCCGGATTTGTGCTGGCCGCAGCACTGATTTCACTACTGTTACCGAAGCAGGCTGCGCCTATCGCTCCCGGATAA
- the rquA gene encoding rhodoquinone biosynthesis methyltransferase RquA yields MFSFYRHFLDGKPTYLVRYYWWAYLWPKSVWFFDHQPIINAILFGQYKKLMNATLHRLKQAPLDRVLQLTCVYGSLTPHLIRQVHPQPLHITDVAEVQLELAASKVEAGQELCATRMNAESLGYKSNSFSTVVLFFLLHEMPAEARRNTLAECMRVIRDGGVLLVTEYGTLPKHHWLYRFVPMRWITTKLEPFLESFWHEDVEALLNEMGAAYEKEVSITSHKDIFSAFYRVTEFTISKKEH; encoded by the coding sequence ATGTTCAGCTTTTATCGCCACTTCCTTGATGGCAAACCCACCTATCTGGTGCGCTACTACTGGTGGGCCTATCTCTGGCCGAAGTCGGTCTGGTTCTTTGATCACCAGCCGATCATCAATGCGATCCTCTTTGGTCAGTACAAAAAACTGATGAACGCCACCCTTCATCGGCTGAAACAGGCACCGCTTGATCGGGTGTTGCAGCTCACCTGTGTCTACGGCTCTCTTACCCCTCACCTGATCCGGCAGGTGCATCCGCAACCACTGCATATCACCGATGTCGCAGAGGTGCAGCTTGAGTTGGCAGCAAGCAAGGTGGAGGCGGGGCAAGAGCTTTGTGCCACACGCATGAATGCCGAATCTCTCGGCTATAAAAGCAACAGCTTCTCCACCGTGGTGCTCTTCTTCCTGCTGCATGAGATGCCGGCTGAGGCCAGGCGTAATACGCTGGCAGAGTGCATGCGTGTGATCCGTGATGGCGGGGTTTTGCTGGTAACTGAATATGGCACACTTCCCAAACATCACTGGCTCTATCGCTTTGTGCCGATGCGCTGGATTACCACAAAGCTGGAGCCGTTTCTGGAGAGTTTCTGGCATGAGGATGTTGAGGCGCTGCTCAATGAGATGGGGGCAGCCTATGAAAAAGAGGTGAGCATCACATCACACAAGGATATCTTCTCGGCATTCTACCGCGTGACTGAATTCACGATCTCTAAAAAGGAACATTAG
- a CDS encoding CDGSH iron-sulfur domain-containing protein, whose translation MSDKMTYDGKDISISFDGSKCIHSRNCVLGLPNVFQANVEGPWINPDNATSEEIFAIAHACPSGAITFERHNGGREETVPLVNTLHVRENGALAIHADLTIDGKKDGFRATLCRCGASKNKPYCDGSHHEVQFTASGEMPVKESEPLKDRDGEVGVTSLPDGPLQVEGNLEVCCGTGRTIERTQKAFFCRCGASGNKPYCDGSHVKIGFKG comes from the coding sequence ATGAGTGATAAAATGACTTATGACGGCAAGGATATTTCAATTTCTTTTGATGGTAGCAAGTGTATTCATTCGCGAAATTGTGTGCTGGGTCTACCCAATGTGTTTCAAGCTAATGTTGAGGGCCCATGGATCAATCCAGATAACGCAACCTCAGAAGAGATTTTCGCGATTGCTCACGCCTGCCCATCTGGAGCTATTACGTTTGAGCGACATAATGGAGGGAGAGAGGAAACAGTACCTTTGGTCAACACACTGCATGTTCGCGAGAATGGCGCGTTGGCCATCCATGCTGACCTGACCATTGATGGAAAGAAGGATGGCTTTAGAGCCACGCTCTGTCGCTGCGGTGCATCAAAAAACAAACCTTATTGTGATGGTTCTCATCATGAGGTGCAATTCACTGCCTCAGGTGAAATGCCTGTTAAAGAATCCGAACCGCTTAAAGATCGGGATGGCGAGGTTGGTGTAACATCTCTCCCGGATGGGCCATTACAGGTAGAAGGCAATCTTGAGGTTTGTTGTGGTACTGGCCGCACGATTGAACGAACGCAAAAGGCTTTCTTCTGTCGTTGTGGAGCATCAGGGAACAAGCCGTATTGCGATGGTAGTCATGTGAAAATTGGCTTTAAGGGCTAG
- a CDS encoding LysR family transcriptional regulator — protein sequence MAILTWMETFAAVVEAESFTQASEHLGISKSFVSKQVSQLEQSLGVRLLHRSTRKLSLTDEGSSFYKHCRLIVSEAEKAKAELLESQQNPRGRIRIAVPQSLIISRAGDVLLQFQKQFPDIQLEVMASGAAADMIDEGLDLALRIGQLEDSSLVCRKLSECVFQVVASPQYIAQHGEPESPAELTQHNCLIYASSKLSQHWPFRLPNGKAITVNTRGNLACNDGHLILKAALDGIGIAFAPSILFQHYIDEDKLCLLLSEYSLPPVSISALFPSNRNLSRKVKVLIDFLSEHLSI from the coding sequence ATGGCAATCTTGACCTGGATGGAGACCTTTGCTGCGGTAGTTGAGGCTGAAAGCTTTACCCAGGCTTCTGAACACTTGGGCATATCCAAATCATTTGTTAGTAAGCAGGTATCTCAATTGGAACAGAGTTTGGGTGTGCGTTTGCTACACCGTTCGACCCGCAAACTTAGCCTGACTGATGAAGGCTCCAGCTTTTACAAACACTGTCGTCTCATCGTTAGTGAAGCCGAAAAAGCCAAGGCTGAACTTCTGGAGAGCCAGCAGAACCCTCGCGGACGCATACGCATCGCCGTGCCTCAGAGTCTGATTATATCCCGTGCTGGTGATGTTCTTCTGCAATTTCAAAAGCAATTCCCGGATATTCAACTTGAGGTGATGGCTAGCGGGGCAGCAGCAGACATGATCGACGAGGGTCTCGATCTGGCACTGCGAATTGGCCAGCTGGAGGATTCATCCCTGGTCTGTAGAAAGCTGTCTGAATGCGTATTTCAGGTGGTCGCTTCTCCACAATATATCGCTCAGCATGGAGAGCCAGAGAGCCCCGCTGAACTTACGCAACACAACTGTTTGATTTATGCCAGCTCAAAACTAAGCCAGCATTGGCCTTTCAGGCTTCCTAATGGAAAAGCGATCACGGTAAACACTCGAGGCAACCTGGCCTGCAATGATGGGCACCTGATTCTTAAAGCGGCACTGGATGGGATTGGAATTGCTTTTGCTCCGAGCATTCTGTTCCAGCATTATATTGATGAAGACAAGCTGTGTTTGCTACTTTCTGAATATAGCCTGCCACCAGTTTCAATCTCTGCCCTTTTTCCTTCGAACAGGAATCTCTCCCGTAAAGTAAAAGTTTTGATCGATTTTCTCTCAGAGCATCTATCTATATAG
- a CDS encoding PGPGW domain-containing protein, translating into MEALIAQISDFFDAWGWWVAVGSVLMFVISLAAMPYIVARIPVDYFTHDGRHRMSQSSRHPIIELVLVILKNLLGAVLLIAGVIMLFTPGQGLLSILFGLMIMNYPGKYRLECWIIRKPLIFGAVNAMREKQGEPPLLSPEPE; encoded by the coding sequence ATGGAAGCTTTGATAGCACAGATCAGCGATTTTTTTGATGCCTGGGGTTGGTGGGTCGCGGTCGGTTCCGTATTGATGTTTGTCATCAGTCTGGCTGCGATGCCCTATATCGTTGCCCGCATTCCGGTGGACTACTTCACCCATGATGGCCGTCACCGCATGAGCCAGAGCTCACGTCATCCGATCATTGAGCTGGTGCTGGTGATCCTGAAAAACCTGCTCGGTGCCGTACTACTGATTGCCGGAGTGATTATGCTCTTCACTCCGGGACAGGGGCTGTTAAGCATTCTCTTCGGTCTGATGATTATGAACTATCCCGGCAAATACAGGTTGGAGTGCTGGATCATCCGCAAACCGCTGATATTTGGCGCAGTCAATGCCATGCGTGAAAAGCAGGGTGAACCGCCACTTCTCTCTCCAGAACCGGAGTAA
- a CDS encoding glutathione S-transferase family protein encodes MIPPLGGLSILLSTIELPLYETDTGEVAMETFTLYHHPLSVCSMKVRLALEEKGLTWSDHQIDIVEAQEQLEPWYIKLNPKGVVPTLSHHDGDTKVITNSADIIRHIASLDEGSSLLPPTDEKRALMEKLISLADNIDLQILSYARHPSMEKSEKVLNARIEKSLELAKQHPDLEASYKISAQRSQKNKTFRVDPEHVGDIEKGARESLSFAEQQLAQSSFLAGEQYTLADVIWTVILARLELLGYGAWISEETSPLLSSYYQKMQSRKSFTTAQIQNQWWKK; translated from the coding sequence GTGATTCCACCATTAGGTGGTTTATCCATCTTATTGTCAACAATAGAGTTGCCCCTATACGAAACAGATACCGGAGAAGTTGCCATGGAAACATTCACATTATACCACCATCCCTTATCAGTCTGCTCAATGAAGGTTCGCCTGGCCCTGGAAGAGAAGGGTCTGACATGGAGTGATCATCAGATAGACATTGTTGAAGCTCAGGAACAGCTGGAGCCATGGTACATCAAGCTCAACCCGAAAGGCGTTGTACCGACCCTTTCGCATCATGACGGGGATACGAAAGTCATTACCAATTCGGCTGATATTATCCGTCATATCGCATCTCTGGATGAAGGAAGCTCGCTACTACCGCCAACAGATGAAAAAAGAGCTCTCATGGAAAAGCTTATCTCTTTAGCAGATAACATTGATCTGCAGATCCTGAGTTATGCACGTCACCCATCGATGGAGAAATCTGAAAAGGTTCTTAATGCGCGAATCGAAAAATCACTGGAACTGGCAAAGCAGCATCCTGATCTTGAAGCGTCATACAAGATTTCTGCACAACGCTCACAGAAGAACAAAACTTTCCGAGTTGACCCAGAACATGTTGGTGACATTGAGAAGGGAGCTCGTGAGTCCCTTTCGTTTGCTGAACAGCAGCTTGCTCAAAGCAGCTTTCTGGCAGGTGAGCAATATACGCTGGCTGATGTGATCTGGACGGTCATTTTGGCAAGGCTGGAACTACTTGGCTATGGGGCGTGGATTTCGGAGGAGACGAGCCCTCTCCTCTCAAGTTATTACCAGAAGATGCAGTCACGAAAAAGTTTCACCACTGCACAAATTCAGAATCAGTGGTGGAAGAAATAA
- a CDS encoding ArsJ-associated glyceraldehyde-3-phosphate dehydrogenase — protein MVVKVGINGFGRMGRLGLRAGWDMDGFQIVQVNEIACGAECSAHLLKFDSVHGTWPFDCDADGEIMLVDGQRISHTRNRAIGETDWSGCDIVIEATGEFRKPEQLQAYFDQGVKKVIVAAPVDGALNIVYGINDHLYDPAQHDLLTAASCTTNCLAPVIKVLHEKVGIKHGCMTTIHDITNTQTIVDRGHKDLRRARSCGQSLIPTSTGSAKAITKIFPELEGKLNGMAVRVPLLNASLTDLVIETERQVTAEEVNALFREASENELKGILGYEERPLVSVDYTNDARSSIIDAPSTMVIDGTQLKLYVWYDNEWGYVNRMMELAQKVSLAL, from the coding sequence ATGGTCGTAAAGGTTGGTATTAACGGATTTGGACGCATGGGGCGCCTGGGCCTGAGAGCCGGTTGGGATATGGACGGCTTTCAAATCGTGCAGGTGAATGAAATCGCCTGTGGGGCTGAGTGTTCTGCGCATCTGCTAAAATTTGATTCGGTGCACGGTACCTGGCCCTTTGATTGTGATGCAGATGGCGAGATCATGCTGGTTGACGGGCAGAGGATTTCTCACACCCGTAACCGGGCTATTGGTGAAACCGACTGGTCAGGCTGTGATATTGTGATTGAAGCAACGGGCGAGTTCCGTAAACCAGAGCAGCTGCAGGCCTATTTCGATCAGGGTGTGAAGAAGGTGATTGTGGCTGCACCGGTGGATGGCGCACTGAATATCGTCTACGGCATTAACGACCATCTCTATGATCCTGCGCAGCATGATCTGCTCACTGCCGCATCCTGCACCACCAACTGTCTGGCGCCGGTGATCAAGGTGCTGCATGAGAAGGTCGGCATCAAACATGGCTGTATGACCACCATTCATGATATCACCAATACCCAGACCATTGTTGACAGAGGTCATAAAGATCTGCGTCGGGCCCGCTCCTGTGGTCAGTCATTGATTCCGACCAGTACCGGTTCTGCCAAAGCGATCACCAAAATTTTCCCTGAACTGGAAGGCAAACTCAATGGCATGGCTGTGCGTGTACCGCTGCTCAATGCATCACTGACCGATCTGGTGATTGAAACAGAGCGGCAAGTGACTGCTGAAGAGGTCAACGCGCTGTTTCGTGAGGCATCGGAAAATGAGCTGAAAGGTATTCTCGGTTATGAGGAGCGGCCGCTGGTCTCTGTCGATTATACCAATGATGCCCGCTCATCGATCATTGATGCACCGAGCACCATGGTAATCGATGGCACGCAGCTGAAGCTCTATGTCTGGTATGATAATGAGTGGGGTTATGTGAATCGCATGATGGAACTGGCACAAAAGGTTTCGCTAGCGCTCTGA
- a CDS encoding cytochrome b, protein MIRNSESQYGIIAKGFHWLLFLMLTFSVIAGNFLASMPKGVEKLQAAGMHKSFGLIILSLILMRLAWRLINTTPKHPDGTTPAKAALANAMHWGLYALMLAQPIAGILMSQAFGYPASLFGIVDFPTLIEKNIELAKLFKAAHGYIWIVLVIAVAGHVGAALYHHFIEKNDVLNRMGFKTKE, encoded by the coding sequence ATGATAAGAAATTCAGAATCACAATATGGTATTATTGCCAAAGGGTTTCACTGGCTACTGTTTTTGATGCTCACCTTTTCAGTCATTGCAGGTAATTTTCTTGCCTCAATGCCAAAAGGCGTGGAGAAATTACAAGCCGCAGGGATGCACAAATCATTCGGTTTAATCATTCTTTCCCTGATATTAATGCGTTTAGCTTGGCGCTTAATCAATACAACACCAAAGCATCCAGATGGCACAACCCCAGCCAAAGCAGCTTTAGCCAACGCGATGCATTGGGGTCTTTATGCCTTGATGCTTGCGCAACCTATAGCGGGCATATTGATGTCACAGGCATTTGGCTATCCGGCCAGCCTGTTTGGCATCGTTGATTTTCCTACGCTGATTGAAAAAAACATCGAACTTGCAAAGCTCTTTAAAGCGGCTCACGGCTATATATGGATTGTCTTGGTTATTGCAGTGGCTGGGCATGTTGGGGCTGCGTTATATCATCATTTTATCGAAAAAAATGATGTTCTAAATCGTATGGGATTCAAAACAAAAGAGTAG
- a CDS encoding HPP family protein, which yields MIASNVMTTDLITLGEDARVKDAIVLFQESALHDFPVIDGSGRPLGIVTARAVLHHAVPEYATDDLLAVMRGGPDIGSVYEMLAASSQHRVIDVIDRQFPVVRQSMPTSAVAAMLINLKGDSHNVLVVDDDGKLVGIISARDIICRLPE from the coding sequence ATGATCGCTTCGAATGTTATGACAACCGATCTCATTACGCTTGGTGAAGATGCGAGGGTAAAGGATGCAATCGTACTGTTTCAGGAGTCGGCTCTGCACGATTTTCCTGTCATTGATGGTAGTGGCAGACCTCTCGGCATTGTGACTGCCCGCGCTGTACTTCACCACGCTGTACCTGAATATGCGACCGATGATCTGCTGGCTGTGATGCGCGGCGGCCCTGATATCGGTTCGGTGTATGAAATGCTGGCGGCTTCTTCTCAGCATCGGGTAATTGATGTGATAGATCGCCAGTTTCCTGTGGTCAGGCAGAGCATGCCAACCAGTGCGGTGGCGGCGATGCTGATTAATCTCAAGGGTGACAGTCACAATGTGCTGGTGGTGGATGATGATGGCAAACTGGTCGGTATTATCTCAGCTCGCGATATCATCTGCCGACTGCCGGAATAG
- a CDS encoding MBL fold metallo-hydrolase, which yields MKFKTCILGLAGFFLSASLTFAAAPVPEVAKGVPIDPTKGYVVEEIKDGLYWVTEGAYTAMFLTTGKGVIVVDAPPSFGDKMLKAIAEVTKEPITHVIYSHAHADHIGGAGMYPKNAKYIAHVETKERLQRANDSKSPFPYGMFVGGKPVPLPTNTFKESYTLKVGNQVLQLDYKGDDHEPGNIYVYAPKQKVLMKIDIVFPGWSPFKGLAVAEDVVGYLDAHDVILSYDFDKLVSGHWGRLATRNDVEVQKQYMQDIHANAGKALQTVDFYAIAGKVGYANTSLLFETYLDAVSQECANLTEPKWIDKLGGVDVWTKDHCYKVIMAIRID from the coding sequence ATGAAATTTAAAACATGTATATTGGGTCTGGCAGGCTTTTTCCTTAGCGCCTCATTGACGTTTGCTGCGGCACCTGTCCCTGAGGTTGCCAAGGGTGTGCCAATCGATCCAACAAAGGGTTATGTCGTTGAAGAAATAAAAGATGGCCTCTATTGGGTGACCGAAGGTGCTTATACTGCAATGTTTCTTACAACGGGTAAGGGCGTTATTGTCGTTGACGCTCCACCGTCATTTGGTGACAAGATGTTGAAAGCGATAGCTGAGGTGACCAAAGAGCCGATTACACATGTGATATACAGCCATGCACATGCCGACCATATCGGTGGTGCAGGCATGTATCCAAAAAATGCAAAATATATCGCCCATGTTGAAACCAAAGAACGATTGCAGCGGGCGAACGATTCTAAGAGCCCTTTCCCATATGGCATGTTTGTGGGCGGAAAACCTGTGCCACTACCGACCAATACGTTTAAAGAAAGTTATACGTTGAAGGTCGGTAACCAAGTGTTGCAACTTGACTACAAAGGTGATGACCATGAACCGGGAAATATCTATGTGTATGCACCAAAGCAAAAAGTATTAATGAAAATAGATATTGTGTTTCCAGGCTGGTCACCATTTAAAGGGCTTGCGGTAGCAGAAGATGTTGTTGGATACCTGGATGCTCACGATGTTATTTTATCGTATGACTTTGATAAATTGGTCTCTGGTCATTGGGGCCGCCTTGCCACTCGTAACGATGTAGAAGTACAAAAACAATACATGCAAGATATTCATGCCAATGCTGGTAAAGCATTACAAACGGTAGATTTTTATGCCATAGCCGGAAAAGTAGGTTATGCGAATACCAGTCTTTTGTTTGAAACTTATTTAGATGCAGTATCGCAAGAGTGTGCCAATCTCACTGAGCCAAAATGGATTGATAAACTTGGCGGCGTAGATGTCTGGACCAAAGATCACTGCTATAAAGTTATTATGGCTATTCGTATAGATTGA
- a CDS encoding cyclic nucleotide-binding domain-containing protein: MSVDIAWLGNQILGRNLNEKESTLLATIISEKTYASGETIISTGQEGGVLHMMRSGSANIEVLKDGEKPLKVAEVEAGELFGELTFLNNNPATADVVATQDCVVYKLPREQLVSVIDEGEEQLAYLFFSSIVERQTSVIHEQRVTLAPELRKLNNKAVPTFAKVGIVAALIVIVLIIASS; encoded by the coding sequence ATGTCAGTTGATATAGCATGGTTGGGAAATCAAATATTGGGCAGGAATTTAAATGAAAAGGAGAGCACTCTTCTTGCAACAATAATCAGTGAAAAAACCTACGCCTCCGGAGAGACAATTATCTCTACAGGTCAGGAGGGTGGCGTGCTTCACATGATGCGCTCAGGCAGTGCAAACATAGAAGTTCTCAAGGATGGCGAGAAACCACTTAAGGTGGCTGAGGTTGAGGCAGGGGAGCTGTTTGGGGAATTAACCTTTCTCAATAACAATCCAGCCACAGCTGATGTTGTAGCGACTCAGGATTGTGTGGTTTATAAGCTTCCCCGCGAACAGTTGGTCAGTGTAATCGATGAAGGGGAGGAGCAGCTTGCCTACCTGTTTTTCAGTTCCATTGTGGAGCGCCAAACTAGTGTCATTCATGAGCAGCGAGTCACTCTGGCTCCAGAATTACGCAAACTGAACAATAAGGCAGTGCCGACGTTTGCCAAAGTTGGGATCGTGGCGGCTCTTATCGTCATAGTTTTGATTATCGCTTCTTCCTAA
- a CDS encoding urate hydroxylase PuuD, translated as MKILLNHRLTIIAGFALAAILVVLCPTGGAKFAEHWYAATTRWGHFLAGITWIGILYYFNFIQAPFLKNASAETKAEMFSEGGLVRNALWWFRWSALVTLILGLSLYGQIGGAAAGWDLRLGAGLGIVMCFNVWFIIWPAQKKVVGIIQASAEEKLAAAKNAMIASRINTLLSIPMLFFMASSAHFPIF; from the coding sequence ATGAAGATTCTACTGAATCATCGACTAACTATAATTGCCGGTTTTGCGTTGGCAGCCATACTTGTCGTGCTTTGCCCGACAGGCGGTGCCAAATTTGCTGAGCACTGGTATGCTGCCACCACACGCTGGGGCCATTTCCTGGCAGGCATCACCTGGATCGGTATTCTTTACTACTTCAACTTTATTCAGGCGCCATTTCTGAAAAATGCCTCGGCAGAGACCAAGGCGGAGATGTTCAGTGAAGGTGGCCTGGTGCGTAATGCACTGTGGTGGTTCCGCTGGAGCGCACTGGTGACGCTGATTCTCGGTCTCAGTCTGTATGGTCAGATCGGTGGCGCGGCTGCCGGATGGGATCTTCGACTTGGTGCAGGTCTGGGCATTGTAATGTGCTTCAACGTCTGGTTTATCATCTGGCCAGCACAGAAGAAGGTTGTCGGTATTATACAAGCAAGTGCTGAAGAGAAGCTTGCTGCGGCCAAGAATGCGATGATTGCTTCGCGTATCAATACGCTGTTATCGATTCCGATGCTTTTCTTTATGGCATCTTCTGCCCACTTCCCAATTTTTTAA